The following proteins come from a genomic window of Lemur catta isolate mLemCat1 chromosome 4, mLemCat1.pri, whole genome shotgun sequence:
- the TMEM247 gene encoding transmembrane protein 247 has product MATEDREMMEARGAGESCPTFPKMVPGESMSEGKPRASLEAQSPKPDSSYDYLEETETCEDGRGYPGPPKSLSPKTGPATKGQAGDGPEPPEGLLAAGTEHNANATATEMELEKMRMEFELTRLKYLHEENERQRQHEEVMEQLQQQASPPRASPLFSGGFQDLMLPQNQFAMFLCCFIFIHIIYVTKETVFFLFSKHYLFCIAAILLCLIKTFWSYFQVISD; this is encoded by the exons ATGGCAACAGAGGACAGGGAGATGATGGAGGCTCGGGGGGCAGGAGAAAGCTGCCCAACCTTCCCCAAGATGGTGCCTGGGGAATCCATGTCTGAAGGGAAGCCCAGGGCTTCTTTG gAGGCACAGTCCCCGAAGCCAGATTCCTCCTATGACTACTTGGAGGAGACGGAAACTTGTGAGGACGGACGAGGCTACCCAGGGCCACCTAAGTCGCTGTCCCCCAAGACCGGCCCCGCCACCAAGGGCCAGGCAGGCGATGGACCCGAACCCCCAGAGGGGCTTCTGGCCGCGGGGACGGAGCACAACGCCAACGCCACCGCCACCGAGATGGAGCTGGAGAAGATGCGCATGGAGTTCGAGCTCACGCGGCTCAAGTACCTGCACGAGGAGAACGAGCGGCAGCGGCAGCACGAGGAGGTGAtggagcagctgcagcagcaggcaTCGCCCCCACGGGCGTCACCCCTG TTCTCGGGAGGCTTCCAGGACCTCATGCTGCCCCAGAACCAGTTTGCCATGTTCCTGTGCTGTTTCATCTTTATTCACATAATCTATGTCACCAAGGAGAcggtcttctttctcttctccaagcACTACCTGTTCTGTATTGCAGCCATTTTGCTCTGTTTGATTAAAACTTTCTGGTCATACTTCCAA GTAATAAGTGATTGA